Proteins found in one Triticum urartu cultivar G1812 chromosome 4, Tu2.1, whole genome shotgun sequence genomic segment:
- the LOC125551724 gene encoding translation initiation factor IF-2-like — protein sequence MTAGRYAMALGGGGRPMLRPFVSARGAHPQRTPRASCGPRPEAAGPSAGADRKGSIRISGADNAPGAGGGRGRAAAHGRGGPRGVGGLEAGAGGGRGDSPYHGYEVQRLARLVDHALPFSLLLLGVFIRQHLQGFFVMIWITSVMFNSNDILRKQTALKQATRLRERPCHCHDGCSFWPDRGMKTCGIPSFGRTSSSGGLHVMS from the exons ATGACGGCTGGCCGGTACGCCATGGCATTGGGGGGAGGGGGGCGTCCCATGCTCCGGCCGTTTGTGTCCGCGCGAGGAGCTCACCCCCAAAGAACTCCTCGGGCGTCCTGCGGGCCCAGGCCGGAGGCGGCAGGCCCCAGCGCGGGGGCCGACAGGAAGGGGTCGATTCGGATCTCCGGGGCCGACAACGCGCCTGGCGCCGGCGGGGGACGCGGGAGGGCAGCAGCTCACGGACGAGGAGGCCCCCGCGGCGTGGGGGGCCTCGaggccggcgcgggcggcgggagGGGGGACTCGCCGTACCACGGCTATGAGGTGCAGCGTCTGGCGAGGTTGGTGGACCACGCGCTGCCCTTCTCCCTGCTCCTCCTCGGCGTCTTCATCCGCCAGCACCTGCAAG GTTTCTTCGTAATGATTTGGATTACCTCAGTCATGTTCAACTCCAATGATATCTTGCGCAAGCAGACCGCTCTTAAG CAGGCTACAAGGTTGCGGGAGCGACCCTGCCATTGTCATGACGGCTGCTCCTTCTGGCCGGATCGAGGCATGAAGACCTGTGGGATCCCCTCCTTCGGCAGGACCTCCTCATCTG GAGGACTGCATGTGATGAGTTAA